In one window of Bizionia sp. M204 DNA:
- a CDS encoding transcription elongation factor, whose product MNEKEALLQACFSYVKKRIASYKDEIETIKESIEANDKSNDMEDDSGNGKLFNDLEKNAQHLTDATKTLDTLKLINPKKNSDTVSLGSIVKTTQNTFFISISIGVLETENQSYFGISLLSPIGQLLKGKVIGDTVTFNNITHKILEIK is encoded by the coding sequence ATGAATGAAAAAGAAGCACTTTTACAAGCTTGTTTTAGCTATGTAAAAAAACGTATTGCTAGTTATAAAGATGAAATAGAAACCATAAAAGAATCTATTGAAGCCAATGACAAAAGTAATGATATGGAGGATGATTCAGGAAACGGCAAGTTATTTAATGATTTGGAAAAGAACGCCCAACACTTAACGGATGCTACCAAAACTTTAGACACCTTAAAATTAATTAATCCTAAAAAGAATTCTGATACTGTTTCTTTAGGAAGTATTGTAAAAACCACACAGAATACTTTTTTTATAAGTATTAGTATAGGTGTTTTAGAAACCGAAAATCAATCCTATTTTGGTATTTCACTCCTATCTCCTATTGGTCAATTATTAAAAGGCAAAGTTATTGGCGATACGGTGACGTTTAATAATATTACCCATAAAATTTTAGAGATTAAATAA
- the hisA gene encoding 1-(5-phosphoribosyl)-5-[(5-phosphoribosylamino)methylideneamino]imidazole-4-carboxamide isomerase: MRIIPAIDIIGGKCVRLTKGDYDTKKIYNENPLEVAKQFEDSGIEYLHLVDLDGAKASHVVNYRVLELLASKTSLKIDFGGGLKTDDDLHVAFNSGARQITGGSIAVKNSDTFTGWLETYGSEKIILGADCYPNETGGTIAVSGWQERSNQEVIPFVKSYQKKGIRYVICTDISKDGMLEGPALNLYKNMLETCTNSSARQSIKLIASGGVSNIDDVIALKALGCEGVIIGKALYENKIQLKDLARYI; encoded by the coding sequence ATGAGAATTATACCAGCAATAGATATTATAGGTGGAAAGTGCGTCCGACTCACCAAGGGTGATTATGATACAAAAAAAATTTATAACGAAAACCCATTAGAAGTCGCCAAACAGTTTGAAGATTCCGGGATTGAATACTTGCACTTGGTGGATTTAGATGGTGCCAAAGCGAGTCACGTTGTAAATTATCGCGTTTTAGAATTATTAGCTTCAAAAACAAGCTTAAAAATCGACTTTGGAGGTGGATTAAAAACAGACGACGATTTACATGTCGCTTTTAATTCGGGCGCACGGCAAATTACAGGAGGCAGTATTGCCGTAAAGAATTCGGATACATTTACAGGCTGGCTAGAAACCTACGGATCGGAAAAAATAATACTAGGAGCCGATTGTTACCCTAATGAAACAGGTGGAACAATTGCTGTTAGTGGATGGCAGGAACGGAGTAATCAGGAGGTCATTCCGTTTGTAAAAAGCTATCAAAAAAAGGGCATTCGCTATGTAATTTGTACAGATATTTCAAAAGATGGTATGTTAGAAGGTCCAGCCTTAAATCTTTATAAAAACATGTTGGAAACTTGCACGAATAGCAGTGCGCGACAATCTATTAAACTAATTGCGTCGGGAGGTGTTTCTAATATAGATGATGTCATCGCCTTAAAAGCATTGGGTTGTGAGGGTGTCATTATTGGAAAAGCACTTTATGAAAACAAAATTCAACTCAAAGATTTAGCACGTTATATTTAG
- a CDS encoding glyoxalase — protein sequence MNRSEQLLTCRPEIPSAKFHDTMSLDERFQNTTLRPVIKFQNDLLIEVFKNYANKHKGIFYDFSIEKQLDYIENAIQKDIKFRNALKGIIIGQFTVDEYHYYITNSSALNKRMMNIVKERLISNIQLFETQLA from the coding sequence ATGAATAGATCTGAACAACTTTTAACCTGTAGACCTGAAATTCCATCAGCTAAATTCCATGATACCATGAGTCTTGATGAGCGTTTTCAGAATACCACGCTAAGGCCTGTTATTAAATTTCAAAACGATTTATTAATTGAAGTTTTTAAAAATTACGCCAATAAACACAAAGGTATTTTTTATGATTTCTCTATAGAAAAGCAACTGGACTATATTGAAAATGCCATTCAAAAAGATATCAAATTTAGAAACGCTTTAAAAGGAATTATTATTGGTCAATTTACAGTTGATGAGTATCATTATTACATTACCAATTCTTCTGCATTAAACAAACGCATGATGAATATTGTTAAAGAACGATTAATAAGCAACATTCAATTATTCGAAACACAGTTGGCTTAA
- a CDS encoding DUF2461 domain-containing protein, with protein MVPIDKRIFPFLKKLEENNNREWFTENKTEFKSIESAVKKSVKSLFEAMKVHEDIDQFKIFRIYRDVRFSKNKLPYKTHFAGSFKRRKPELRGGYYLHISPNNKSFIAVGFWDPNKEDLLRIRKEFEMDASEMRDIMTAESFKSVWGDLEGDELISAPRNFDKAHPNIDLIRKKQYIFTRKFSDTDVLEPNFLEVVNASFKAVKPFFNYMSDVLTTNLNGERII; from the coding sequence ATGGTACCAATTGATAAGCGCATATTCCCTTTTTTAAAGAAATTAGAAGAAAATAACAACAGGGAATGGTTTACAGAAAATAAAACGGAATTTAAATCGATTGAAAGTGCCGTTAAAAAGTCTGTTAAATCCTTATTTGAAGCCATGAAGGTTCATGAAGATATAGATCAGTTTAAGATATTCCGTATTTATCGCGATGTGCGGTTTTCTAAAAACAAACTTCCATACAAAACACATTTTGCAGGATCATTTAAGCGTCGTAAGCCCGAATTACGAGGTGGCTATTATTTACATATTTCCCCAAATAACAAATCGTTTATTGCCGTTGGTTTTTGGGATCCTAATAAAGAAGATTTACTCCGAATTCGAAAAGAGTTTGAAATGGATGCCTCGGAAATGCGCGATATCATGACTGCCGAATCCTTTAAATCCGTTTGGGGAGATCTGGAAGGTGATGAATTAATTTCAGCGCCAAGAAATTTCGATAAGGCGCATCCAAATATTGATTTAATAAGAAAGAAGCAATACATATTCACAAGAAAATTCAGTGATACTGACGTGTTAGAACCCAATTTTTTAGAGGTGGTAAACGCTTCTTTTAAAGCAGTAAAACCCTTTTTTAATTATATGAGTGATGTACTCACTACCAATTTAAATGGTGAGCGTATTATTTAA
- the hisH gene encoding imidazole glycerol phosphate synthase subunit HisH, with protein MNVVIIDYGVGNIKSIQFAFERLGITAVLSQDVQTILAADKVILPGVGEAGSAMKKLKDTQLDVLIPKLKQPVLGICLGMQLMCNYSEEGNTKGLQIFDTEVKRFSNAVKVPQMGWNTITNLKSMLLETLKENEYMYLVHSYYAENCLEAIALTEYDIVYASALKKDNFYGVQFHPEKSSLAGEQLLKNFLAL; from the coding sequence ATGAATGTTGTAATTATTGATTATGGAGTGGGAAACATTAAAAGCATTCAATTTGCTTTTGAACGACTGGGAATAACAGCTGTTTTAAGCCAAGATGTGCAAACCATTTTAGCAGCGGATAAAGTTATTTTACCGGGTGTTGGAGAAGCGGGTTCGGCTATGAAAAAACTGAAAGACACACAATTAGATGTGCTTATACCCAAACTTAAGCAACCTGTTTTAGGGATATGTTTAGGCATGCAGCTGATGTGCAATTATTCAGAAGAAGGAAACACCAAAGGATTACAAATATTTGATACAGAGGTAAAACGCTTTTCAAATGCTGTAAAAGTCCCACAAATGGGATGGAATACCATTACAAACTTGAAATCAATGCTATTAGAGACCCTAAAAGAGAATGAATACATGTACCTTGTTCATAGTTATTATGCCGAAAACTGTTTGGAAGCCATAGCATTAACGGAATACGATATAGTCTATGCCTCTGCCTTAAAAAAAGATAATTTTTACGGTGTTCAATTTCATCCAGAAAAAAGCAGTTTGGCCGGAGAACAACTATTAAAAAACTTTTTGGCATTGTAA
- a CDS encoding T9SS type B sorting domain-containing protein, whose amino-acid sequence MDISRNNLTSLDLTQNLELYRLDAYENQLPSIDLTQNIILEYLNLRQNLIPILDVTQNIIIRSINIANNLFTGTGLDLTQNPTLASFVASFNQIESLDISQNANLSYLVLDNNLFSGTDIMDQFYTIRLNAGGIYGGSLILSHNLLSGQIPDFASLIAMRLGQPIGFNLAFDNNYFEFGHFENQHADLVLYDNTFGPPPHWNTIPNIRDYFYAPQAKVDVIETINANAGDAVTLTTACAGNQNHYTWFKNGVAIPDAPDSPTYTIPAVTSCDEAVYHSEILSDLVPFENASPAGTGGKNLLLIRNDITLNITSPTEDCVNLISPAPGSTAIPINETLTWSDNLGACGYFISIGTTSGGTDILDNEDVGDVNSFNLGTDFPLNTVIYVTITPYFYSGTTLICTEVSFTTAATASPTVCTLLNAPTAGELHVPLIANVSWDSSPYATGYIISMGTTPGGIDIADTIDVGNVTSYNPPMNLPESTIIYVTISPYNSLGIISGCTEESFTTEGFYPPCTNLIAPLNAYTNVAISSDISWNPISEATGYILTVGTTSGGIDIVDNLDVNNMTTYNFPADLPYGTQIFVSVTPYNSAGNALGCTEETFTTEIIPPMCTALTMPLNGETNVLLSSNISWNAIPTATGYILTVGTTSGGIDIADNLDVSNVTSYNFPTDLPENSQIFVTITPYNSIGNATGCVEESFTTELLPPICTQLTTPVNGSTVVPVATDLFWNASPTATGYILSVGTASGGTDIVDNLDVNNVTTYNLPTDLPAETTIFVTVSPYNSSGTNSTCFEVSFITELPLPTCINVVFPLYQATNVPVNTNISWAASDFATGYTISLGTTTGATDILNITDVGNVTTYSPLVDLPSNTTIFVTIGAYNGTGSTVCGDDQFTTEDLNVNCVSLTTPLNNATNVSLLTNLTWNPDVHAEGYMLTVGSSPGGTDIANNLDVGNVTTYTFPAELPQNQQIFVTIQPYNFIGIATGCAEERFLTELLIPDCTSLNSPQNNETQVPINTTLSWLPTDNTTGYIISAGTSPFGAELLNNVDVGNSTSYNFNSDLPSNTIIYVVITPYNEAGPATSCNEVSFTTEEVIPLCTELIMPYSGEIDVLENSSISWIAVNNATGYVLNIGKVSGVANLVSNEDVGNTTTYNPTTNWPEGETIYISITPYNNVGVGVACNEQSFTIINRDIITPAFFTPNGDGQNDVWRVADLQNEIKQITIFDRYGKLIKQLHNRSAGWDGTFRGIEQPTSDYWFLMELHSGEQRRGHFTLKR is encoded by the coding sequence TTGGATATCAGTCGGAATAATTTAACGTCTCTTGATTTAACCCAAAATTTAGAGCTATATAGATTAGATGCTTATGAAAATCAGTTGCCTAGCATTGATTTAACTCAAAATATCATTTTAGAATATTTAAATTTAAGACAAAACCTAATACCTATTTTAGATGTAACACAAAACATAATAATTAGATCTATAAATATTGCCAATAATTTGTTTACAGGTACGGGTTTAGATTTAACTCAAAACCCTACACTAGCTTCGTTTGTGGCTTCTTTTAATCAAATAGAATCCTTGGATATTAGTCAAAATGCTAATTTGAGTTATTTAGTTTTGGATAATAATCTATTTTCGGGAACGGATATTATGGATCAATTTTATACCATTCGTTTAAATGCTGGTGGGATTTATGGAGGTTCTTTAATATTGAGTCATAATTTATTGTCGGGACAAATACCAGACTTTGCTTCATTAATAGCTATGAGGTTAGGACAACCAATTGGATTTAATTTAGCTTTTGATAATAACTATTTTGAATTTGGTCATTTTGAAAATCAACATGCTGATTTAGTGCTGTATGATAACACATTTGGTCCACCTCCGCATTGGAACACCATTCCAAATATTCGCGATTATTTTTATGCACCACAAGCTAAAGTGGATGTAATTGAAACCATAAATGCCAATGCTGGAGATGCTGTAACCTTAACAACAGCATGCGCTGGTAACCAAAATCATTATACCTGGTTTAAAAATGGCGTAGCTATTCCTGACGCTCCCGATTCTCCAACTTATACTATTCCGGCTGTTACTAGTTGTGATGAGGCTGTATATCATTCGGAAATCTTGAGTGATTTGGTACCATTTGAAAACGCAAGTCCGGCCGGAACTGGAGGAAAAAACTTGTTGCTAATTAGAAACGATATCACCTTAAATATTACATCACCTACAGAAGATTGTGTTAATCTTATTTCACCTGCACCTGGAAGTACAGCCATACCTATTAACGAAACACTTACGTGGTCGGACAATTTAGGCGCATGTGGTTATTTTATTAGTATAGGAACAACGTCAGGCGGAACAGACATTTTGGATAATGAAGATGTTGGGGATGTGAATAGCTTTAATTTAGGTACAGATTTTCCATTAAACACGGTCATTTATGTTACTATAACACCTTATTTTTATAGTGGAACGACTTTAATCTGTACGGAAGTTAGTTTTACAACAGCGGCAACTGCAAGTCCTACAGTTTGTACACTATTAAATGCACCAACTGCAGGCGAATTACATGTGCCCTTAATAGCCAATGTTTCTTGGGACTCAAGTCCATATGCAACGGGTTATATTATTTCCATGGGAACAACGCCGGGAGGAATAGATATTGCCGATACCATTGACGTTGGTAATGTTACGTCCTATAATCCACCAATGAATTTGCCTGAATCTACAATAATTTATGTAACCATATCACCATATAATAGTTTGGGAATTATTTCAGGTTGTACTGAAGAAAGCTTTACCACGGAAGGGTTTTATCCGCCTTGTACTAATTTAATTGCGCCGTTGAATGCGTATACAAATGTTGCTATTTCATCTGATATATCTTGGAATCCAATTTCTGAAGCAACGGGTTATATTTTAACTGTAGGAACCACATCTGGCGGAATTGATATTGTTGATAATTTAGATGTCAATAATATGACAACTTATAATTTTCCTGCGGATTTACCTTATGGAACCCAAATTTTCGTGTCAGTTACGCCTTACAATTCAGCAGGAAACGCTTTGGGTTGTACCGAAGAAACATTTACAACAGAAATTATTCCACCAATGTGTACTGCATTAACAATGCCATTAAATGGGGAAACGAATGTGTTATTATCTTCTAATATTTCTTGGAATGCCATACCTACTGCAACAGGCTATATATTGACGGTAGGAACCACATCTGGTGGAATAGATATTGCCGATAATCTAGATGTAAGCAATGTAACGTCTTACAATTTCCCAACCGACTTACCCGAAAACTCCCAAATTTTTGTAACTATTACACCTTATAATTCCATTGGAAACGCGACCGGTTGTGTAGAAGAAAGTTTTACCACAGAATTATTGCCGCCAATCTGTACACAATTAACAACACCAGTAAATGGAAGCACAGTGGTTCCTGTTGCAACAGATTTGTTTTGGAACGCATCACCAACCGCCACGGGTTACATTTTATCTGTTGGAACCGCATCGGGCGGAACAGATATTGTAGATAATCTAGATGTGAATAATGTTACAACTTATAATTTACCAACAGATTTGCCTGCGGAAACAACTATTTTCGTTACTGTTTCACCATATAATTCATCAGGTACCAATTCAACTTGTTTTGAAGTGAGTTTCATAACCGAATTGCCTTTACCAACGTGTATTAATGTTGTTTTTCCTCTGTATCAAGCTACAAACGTTCCTGTTAATACTAATATTTCGTGGGCTGCTAGTGATTTTGCCACGGGATACACCATTAGTTTAGGAACAACAACAGGAGCAACGGATATTCTTAATATAACCGATGTAGGGAATGTAACCACTTACAGTCCGCTAGTTGATTTACCTAGTAATACTACTATTTTTGTAACCATTGGCGCGTATAATGGCACAGGAAGTACTGTTTGCGGTGATGATCAATTTACTACAGAAGATTTAAATGTAAATTGTGTGTCATTAACAACCCCACTAAATAATGCTACAAATGTCTCCTTATTAACAAATCTAACATGGAATCCCGATGTTCATGCAGAAGGCTATATGTTGACGGTTGGCTCATCGCCTGGTGGAACTGATATAGCAAATAATTTGGATGTTGGGAATGTTACCACTTACACTTTTCCAGCCGAACTGCCACAAAACCAACAAATATTTGTCACCATTCAACCTTATAATTTTATAGGAATTGCAACCGGATGTGCGGAAGAACGTTTTTTAACGGAATTACTAATACCAGATTGTACAAGTTTAAATTCACCCCAAAATAATGAAACTCAAGTGCCAATTAACACAACACTTTCTTGGTTGCCAACAGATAATACAACTGGATATATAATTTCTGCGGGAACCTCACCATTTGGCGCGGAATTACTAAATAATGTGGATGTGGGTAATTCAACAAGTTATAATTTCAATTCAGATTTGCCTAGTAATACCATAATCTATGTTGTTATTACACCTTACAATGAAGCAGGACCGGCTACGAGTTGTAACGAGGTGTCTTTTACTACAGAAGAAGTTATTCCATTATGTACGGAATTAATTATGCCATATTCAGGCGAAATAGATGTTTTAGAAAATTCAAGCATATCCTGGATCGCCGTTAATAATGCAACGGGTTATGTTTTAAATATTGGAAAGGTTTCTGGGGTAGCTAATTTAGTTTCCAATGAAGATGTTGGAAACACCACAACCTATAATCCAACAACTAATTGGCCAGAAGGAGAAACCATTTACATTTCCATTACGCCTTATAATAATGTTGGAGTAGGTGTTGCTTGTAATGAACAATCATTTACTATTATAAACCGCGATATTATTACACCAGCATTTTTTACACCAAATGGAGATGGTCAGAATGATGTTTGGCGGGTTGCCGATTTGCAAAACGAAATAAAACAGATTACTATTTTTGATCGTTATGGAAAATTAATTAAGCAACTTCATAATAGGTCTGCAGGTTGGGATGGTACATTTAGAGGGATTGAACAACCAACCAGTGACTATTGGTTTCTCATGGAATTACATTCTGGCGAACAACGACGTGGCCATTTCACATTAAAACGCTAA
- the hisF gene encoding imidazole glycerol phosphate synthase subunit HisF, producing the protein MLTKRIIPCLDIKNGRTVKGINFVDLKDAGDPVALAKKYAQTGADELVFLDISATLEGRKTLIDMVLQVAKEVNIPFTVGGGVSSVEDVDLLLQSGADKVAVNSAAIKRPELIKELSDKFGSQCVVVAIDAKQIKGKWKVHLAGGTIPTDLDLFTWAKTVERLGAGEILFTSMDHDGTKNGFANTALARLSSELHIPIIASGGAGTTAHFVDTFQKGLADAALAASVFHFETIDILELKKELQQNNIPIRLS; encoded by the coding sequence ATGCTTACAAAACGAATCATTCCATGCTTGGATATTAAAAACGGGCGCACCGTAAAAGGCATTAATTTTGTCGATTTAAAAGATGCTGGTGATCCCGTAGCTCTGGCAAAAAAATATGCGCAAACGGGTGCTGATGAACTCGTATTTTTAGATATTTCAGCGACATTAGAAGGTCGGAAAACACTAATTGATATGGTATTACAAGTTGCCAAGGAGGTGAACATACCTTTCACCGTGGGAGGTGGAGTAAGTTCCGTTGAAGATGTGGACTTGCTATTACAATCCGGAGCTGATAAAGTAGCCGTAAATTCTGCAGCTATTAAACGACCTGAATTAATTAAAGAATTATCTGATAAATTTGGAAGTCAATGTGTCGTTGTTGCCATAGATGCCAAACAAATTAAAGGCAAATGGAAAGTCCATTTAGCAGGCGGAACCATTCCAACCGATTTGGATTTATTTACATGGGCAAAAACCGTAGAACGTCTTGGTGCAGGAGAAATTCTTTTCACATCCATGGATCATGATGGTACCAAAAATGGCTTTGCAAATACCGCATTAGCACGTTTATCCTCTGAATTACATATTCCTATTATAGCGTCTGGTGGTGCCGGAACGACAGCCCATTTTGTAGACACTTTTCAAAAAGGGCTTGCTGATGCAGCTTTAGCAGCTAGTGTGTTTCATTTTGAAACTATCGATATTTTAGAATTAAAAAAAGAATTACAACAAAATAATATACCCATTCGCTTATCATGA
- a CDS encoding tRNA pseudouridine(38-40) synthase TruA has translation MFEKRHYYLITCQYLGYRFHGWQKQPQLKTVHLMIDKTLNFILEGKRFKTLGSGRTDAMVSANEAAFELFIYHEIEDLDAFLKLFNHNLPQDIRALTITKVDADFNVIQDSKVKEYLYVFAYGNKFHPFCAPVITTILDPLDIEQMKAGAKLFEGEHYFKSYCYKPTDNGIYNREILTCEIVENTMFTANFFPEQSFILRVKGKGFMRNQIRLMMGALIELGRGEKSLEDITESLKPNNHIAVHYIAPASGLILNKIEFETLKDATKV, from the coding sequence GTGTTCGAAAAACGCCACTATTACTTAATTACTTGTCAATATTTAGGTTATCGATTTCATGGTTGGCAAAAGCAACCACAATTAAAAACGGTACACCTAATGATTGATAAAACGTTGAATTTTATTTTGGAAGGGAAACGGTTTAAAACCTTGGGGTCCGGTAGGACAGATGCTATGGTTTCAGCTAACGAGGCCGCCTTTGAGTTGTTTATTTATCATGAGATAGAAGATTTAGATGCTTTTCTTAAACTCTTCAACCACAATTTACCGCAAGATATTAGAGCTTTAACTATAACAAAGGTGGATGCCGATTTTAATGTGATTCAAGATTCCAAGGTTAAAGAATACCTGTATGTTTTTGCTTATGGCAATAAGTTTCATCCGTTTTGCGCGCCTGTAATTACAACTATTTTAGATCCATTGGATATAGAACAGATGAAAGCCGGGGCTAAATTATTTGAAGGCGAACATTATTTTAAATCCTATTGCTATAAGCCCACTGATAATGGTATTTACAACCGGGAGATTTTGACATGTGAGATTGTTGAAAACACCATGTTTACGGCAAACTTCTTTCCTGAGCAATCCTTTATTCTCCGGGTTAAAGGAAAGGGTTTTATGCGCAATCAAATCCGCCTTATGATGGGCGCTTTGATCGAGTTGGGTAGAGGGGAGAAATCCCTAGAAGATATTACGGAAAGTTTAAAACCTAATAATCATATAGCAGTTCATTATATCGCGCCAGCTTCTGGATTAATCCTTAATAAAATCGAATTTGAAACACTAAAAGATGCGACAAAGGTTTAA
- the hisIE gene encoding bifunctional phosphoribosyl-AMP cyclohydrolase/phosphoribosyl-ATP diphosphatase HisIE, which yields MIINFNKYENGLVPAIIQDYTTKTVLMLGYMNQKAFNKTQKTKRVTFFSRSKNRLWTKGESSGNFLEVQEIQVDCDQDALLVSVKPEGPTCHTGSDTCWNENNESNFGFLSELERVITDRKANQKEDTSYVASLFKGGINKIAQKVGEEAIEVVIEAKDENDSLFLNESADLLFHYLILLQAKGFTLKDVEAILKARQK from the coding sequence ATGATAATCAATTTTAATAAATACGAAAACGGATTAGTACCAGCAATCATTCAAGATTATACTACCAAAACAGTATTAATGCTGGGTTATATGAATCAGAAAGCATTCAATAAAACTCAAAAAACAAAACGCGTTACATTTTTCAGTCGCTCAAAAAATCGGTTATGGACTAAAGGTGAGAGTAGCGGTAATTTTCTAGAAGTTCAAGAAATTCAGGTGGACTGTGATCAAGATGCTTTATTAGTTTCCGTAAAACCAGAAGGACCAACTTGTCATACAGGATCGGATACCTGTTGGAACGAAAACAATGAATCTAATTTTGGTTTTCTTTCAGAATTGGAGCGTGTTATTACAGATAGAAAAGCTAATCAAAAGGAAGACACGTCCTATGTGGCATCGCTTTTTAAAGGTGGTATTAATAAAATAGCACAAAAAGTAGGAGAGGAGGCAATTGAAGTTGTTATAGAAGCAAAAGATGAAAACGACTCTTTGTTTCTCAACGAAAGTGCCGATTTGTTATTTCATTATCTTATTCTGCTGCAAGCAAAAGGATTTACTTTGAAAGATGTAGAGGCTATTTTAAAAGCACGTCAAAAATAA
- a CDS encoding acyl-CoA thioesterase: MRFHSRKWVKPEDLNPNGTLFGGRLLAWIDEEAALYTVVQLENPKIVTKYISEINFMSSAKQGDIVEVGMQVTKFGTSSITLKCEARNKMTRETILTVDNIIMVNLGDDGKPKPHGKTQIEFVKDRLS; encoded by the coding sequence ATGAGATTTCATTCACGAAAATGGGTTAAACCAGAAGATTTAAATCCAAATGGCACTTTATTTGGAGGTCGTTTATTAGCTTGGATAGATGAAGAAGCCGCCTTATACACGGTTGTACAGTTAGAAAACCCTAAAATAGTAACCAAATATATTTCGGAAATTAATTTTATGAGTTCTGCCAAACAAGGTGATATTGTAGAAGTAGGTATGCAGGTAACTAAATTTGGAACTAGTTCCATTACTTTAAAATGTGAAGCCCGAAATAAAATGACACGCGAAACCATTTTGACCGTAGATAATATTATTATGGTTAATCTTGGAGATGATGGAAAACCTAAACCACATGGCAAAACGCAAATAGAATTTGTTAAAGACCGTTTAAGTTAA
- a CDS encoding mechanosensitive ion channel family protein codes for MDEQFSEALDNLYDKLEGWFNAIIENIPNFGLAILVIFASYFLAKYINKFTYRLVSKQVRQDSVSRMVAKMAAVVIVLIGLFLSLGILNLSKALTSVLATAGVAGLAIGLALQNTLSNTVAGIVLSFREKIQIGNWIETNGFSGEVLDINLKNFVMKEADNNVVILPNKIILENPLKNYSLTDKMRIFINCGVGYESDLEQVMQLTKETIANAFDQVEKADDVEFFYTEFGDSSINYLCRFWVEAVNKKQELEAQTIAMIAIKKAYDAEGINIPFPIRTLEFNNKLGLQKENQETTKQESSKDDTTK; via the coding sequence ATGGATGAACAATTTTCAGAAGCTTTAGATAACTTATATGATAAATTAGAAGGATGGTTTAATGCAATCATTGAAAATATCCCTAATTTCGGTTTGGCGATACTTGTTATATTTGCCTCTTACTTTTTGGCTAAATACATTAATAAGTTTACATACCGCTTAGTATCAAAACAAGTTAGGCAAGATTCTGTTAGCAGAATGGTAGCTAAAATGGCGGCTGTTGTAATTGTTTTGATTGGTTTGTTCCTATCTTTAGGAATCTTAAATTTAAGTAAAGCATTAACATCTGTTTTGGCAACAGCAGGTGTTGCAGGTTTAGCTATTGGTTTAGCGTTGCAAAACACCCTATCTAATACAGTTGCAGGTATTGTGTTATCTTTTAGAGAAAAAATACAAATTGGTAATTGGATAGAAACCAATGGATTTTCTGGGGAAGTTTTAGATATTAATCTGAAAAATTTTGTCATGAAAGAAGCCGATAATAATGTGGTTATTTTACCTAATAAAATCATTTTAGAAAACCCATTAAAAAACTACTCATTAACGGATAAAATGCGAATTTTTATCAACTGTGGTGTTGGTTACGAATCTGATTTAGAACAGGTAATGCAACTAACCAAAGAAACCATTGCCAATGCTTTTGATCAAGTTGAAAAAGCGGACGATGTAGAATTTTTTTATACGGAATTTGGTGACAGCTCCATAAACTATTTATGTCGTTTTTGGGTAGAAGCCGTAAACAAAAAACAGGAATTGGAAGCACAAACCATAGCCATGATTGCCATTAAGAAAGCTTATGATGCAGAAGGCATAAATATTCCTTTCCCAATTAGGACTTTGGAATTTAATAATAAATTAGGATTGCAAAAAGAAAATCAAGAAACAACAAAACAAGAATCTTCAAAAGATGATACAACGAAATAG